A genomic stretch from Erysipelothrix sp. HDW6C includes:
- a CDS encoding V-type ATP synthase subunit I — protein MAIVKMSEFEMLVRNDQLDHLLVSLQRYGNVMFDQKVEEIGNFKHITRSFDRESNTAKQEHIQSILKRLSSIKKQEGPKKGQMFDKLNLQTMTYDEMESIVKETDLDSILNMYAEFYESESHFVESFKMHMPWEVETFTSDALLSLDGVRPIIGKVPSKYTHRLVHELEGLEDVYFMYQPDTMDESIFVIIPTPKRRENVEVLIEKYEMESRSSVSLHIEDKVVMMRYFLSQMIDKRLNIGDRLSRIGLYQEILKAHYESLRNEALRESMCENFIASEHVTYLKGWIMTDQVAEFSSIVNEATDGVFDLEIIAAPLHSPDIPIKLKNNRFARAFEPITNMYSQPRYDELDPTPIFAPFYAFFFGMMLADVGYGLIMGVVMFAALKLLNLKPSTRDMLRLLLYVSVPTMFWGIIYGSFFGGMIPLTPIIDINNQFNHVLVMALGFGIIHLFVGLGVKGYIYFRDYKKRYIIYDVLFWYMTLIGIIVLVSQMFTDFLSPYASSATIIMIIGMVGIVLTNGREAKTVFGKGASGLYSLYGITNYIGDVVSYSRLMALGLAGASIGVAFNMMVSMAAEMGTLGVIFGAVVFIFGHTFNLLISGLSSYVHAARLTYVEFFGKFFVGGGRAFEPFIAAPTYIELERE, from the coding sequence ATGGCAATCGTTAAAATGAGTGAATTTGAAATGCTCGTACGTAATGATCAATTGGATCATTTATTGGTTTCACTGCAACGCTATGGGAATGTGATGTTTGACCAAAAAGTGGAAGAAATTGGAAACTTTAAACACATAACCCGATCATTTGATCGTGAGAGCAATACAGCAAAGCAGGAACACATTCAATCGATATTAAAACGTTTAAGTTCTATAAAGAAACAGGAAGGCCCGAAGAAGGGTCAAATGTTTGATAAATTAAATCTACAAACAATGACGTATGATGAAATGGAATCGATTGTAAAAGAAACAGATTTAGACAGTATTCTCAACATGTATGCTGAGTTCTATGAAAGTGAATCTCATTTTGTGGAGTCATTCAAAATGCACATGCCGTGGGAAGTTGAAACATTCACGAGTGATGCACTTCTGAGCCTCGATGGGGTCCGTCCGATAATAGGGAAGGTACCATCAAAATATACCCACCGCCTCGTTCACGAACTCGAAGGGTTAGAGGATGTATATTTTATGTACCAACCGGATACAATGGATGAATCGATTTTTGTAATCATTCCGACACCGAAGCGTCGGGAAAATGTTGAAGTATTAATTGAAAAGTATGAAATGGAATCTCGCTCCTCTGTATCACTACATATTGAGGATAAAGTTGTGATGATGCGCTATTTCTTATCGCAAATGATTGATAAACGACTGAACATTGGTGATCGCTTATCTCGCATTGGCTTGTATCAGGAAATACTTAAAGCACATTACGAATCCTTGCGAAATGAGGCATTACGTGAATCAATGTGTGAGAATTTCATTGCTTCTGAGCATGTGACTTATTTAAAAGGTTGGATTATGACAGATCAGGTTGCTGAGTTCTCGTCAATTGTTAATGAAGCAACAGATGGTGTATTTGACTTGGAAATTATTGCAGCTCCACTTCATTCACCGGATATCCCAATTAAGTTAAAGAATAATCGTTTTGCGCGAGCATTCGAGCCCATTACAAATATGTATTCGCAACCGCGTTATGATGAATTGGACCCAACACCTATTTTTGCACCATTCTATGCATTCTTTTTTGGGATGATGCTTGCTGATGTAGGATATGGACTTATCATGGGGGTTGTCATGTTTGCGGCGCTCAAACTTCTAAATCTAAAACCTTCAACGCGTGATATGCTTCGACTCCTCTTGTATGTCAGCGTACCAACGATGTTTTGGGGGATCATTTATGGATCATTCTTTGGTGGCATGATTCCTTTAACTCCAATCATTGACATCAACAATCAATTCAATCATGTCTTGGTCATGGCACTGGGATTTGGAATCATTCATTTGTTTGTTGGACTTGGTGTTAAAGGATATATTTACTTTAGAGATTATAAGAAACGTTACATAATTTACGATGTTCTGTTTTGGTATATGACGTTAATTGGAATCATTGTCCTGGTATCACAAATGTTTACCGATTTCCTTTCACCGTATGCTTCAAGTGCTACGATCATCATGATAATTGGGATGGTTGGAATTGTGCTGACAAATGGGCGTGAGGCAAAGACTGTCTTTGGAAAAGGGGCATCGGGCTTATATAGTTTGTATGGCATTACTAACTACATTGGAGATGTGGTGTCTTACTCACGTCTAATGGCATTGGGGCTTGCAGGCGCATCGATTGGTGTTGCTTTTAATATGATGGTTTCAATGGCAGCAGAAATGGGCACACTTGGTGTCATTTTTGGAGCGGTTGTTTTCATTTTTGGACACACATTTAACCTCCTTATTAGTGGGTTAAGTTCGTACGTTCACGCTGCTCGACTCACATACGTTGAATTCTTCGGAAAGTTTTTTGTTGGTG
- a CDS encoding TetR/AcrR family transcriptional regulator — protein MVKHKEPTIRKQEIVDYAMHLFLKQGYEKTSVSQIAKAVDVAKGLVYYYFESKEEILECVVEDMCQQHVERLMIQIDEHANDFYDRLLLLMDAYYEIHPYTETESSTRWFMQNAFVETFHKIYLQRIDNVLTQIVEQGQKDGYFELQYPKMMIIMTLEGIFGLSRYRQITRDQVVEMIEQSLNLPRHSLKEKGASLLTHFVN, from the coding sequence ATGGTGAAACATAAGGAACCAACTATCAGAAAGCAAGAAATTGTGGATTATGCAATGCATCTGTTTTTAAAACAAGGGTACGAGAAAACATCGGTATCTCAAATTGCGAAAGCCGTAGATGTTGCCAAGGGATTGGTTTACTACTATTTTGAATCGAAAGAAGAAATACTCGAATGTGTTGTCGAAGATATGTGCCAACAACATGTTGAACGCTTAATGATTCAAATTGATGAACATGCGAATGATTTTTATGATCGTTTGTTGTTGCTTATGGATGCATATTATGAAATTCATCCTTATACAGAAACTGAGTCGTCAACGCGATGGTTTATGCAAAATGCTTTTGTGGAGACATTTCACAAAATCTATTTACAGCGAATTGACAACGTCCTGACACAAATTGTTGAACAAGGTCAAAAAGATGGATACTTTGAACTACAGTATCCGAAGATGATGATTATTATGACCCTCGAAGGTATATTTGGATTAAGTCGTTACCGTCAGATTACACGTGATCAAGTCGTGGAAATGATTGAGCAATCGTTAAACCTCCCCCGTCACTCATTAAAGGAAAAGGGTGCGTCACTCCTAACTCATTTTGTAAATTGA